From the Cupriavidus necator N-1 genome, one window contains:
- a CDS encoding FAD-binding oxidoreductase, translating into MPADLPTPDTTLRAMHAIVGANACRSGDADTQAYVTDYRGIYRGQAQVVVLPSSTEEVSQVLQWCHAQRVPVVPQGGNTSLMGGAVPDDSGTAVVVNLSRMNRVLDIDTINDTMTVQAGVTLSAARGAAEARQRLFPLRIGSEGSCQIGGNLSTNAGGTAVLRYGNMRDLVLGIEVVLPDGRIYSSLRGLRKDNTGYDLKHLFVGAEGTLGIITGAVLKLMPQPRSSAVAFVAVQDPAAAVALLGEAKRLSGQAVTAFELISRPALELVLEYLGNVASPLQDKHDWMVLIELTSGTDAESLNATLMEILESGFSQGLVQDAAVAASLSDAQTFWRIREEISDAQTRTGGSIKCDVSVPLSRIAAFVEEASVKVLELVPDARMVIYGHMGDGNVHFNPLRPRDQPGKAFLAQWYERVSALVDGMAHAENGSISAEHGIGVAKRDDLTRYKSQVELELMWQVKQALDPLNLLNPGKVLPAPAR; encoded by the coding sequence ATGCCAGCTGACCTCCCGACCCCAGACACCACCTTGCGCGCGATGCATGCCATCGTCGGCGCCAACGCCTGCCGCAGCGGCGACGCCGACACGCAGGCCTATGTGACCGACTACCGCGGCATCTACCGCGGCCAGGCCCAGGTAGTGGTGCTGCCGTCATCGACGGAAGAGGTCAGCCAGGTGCTGCAGTGGTGCCACGCCCAGCGCGTGCCGGTGGTGCCGCAGGGCGGCAATACCTCGCTGATGGGCGGCGCCGTACCGGACGACAGCGGCACCGCCGTGGTGGTCAACCTCAGCCGCATGAACCGGGTGCTGGACATCGACACCATCAACGACACCATGACCGTGCAGGCCGGCGTCACACTGAGCGCGGCACGCGGCGCCGCCGAGGCCCGGCAGCGCCTGTTCCCGCTGCGCATCGGCTCCGAAGGCTCGTGCCAAATCGGCGGCAACCTGTCGACCAATGCCGGCGGCACCGCGGTGCTGCGCTACGGCAATATGCGCGACCTGGTGCTCGGCATCGAAGTAGTGCTGCCCGATGGCCGCATCTACTCGTCGCTGCGTGGCCTGCGCAAGGACAACACCGGCTACGACCTCAAGCACCTGTTCGTCGGCGCGGAAGGCACGCTGGGCATCATCACCGGCGCCGTGCTCAAGCTGATGCCGCAGCCGCGCAGCAGCGCCGTGGCCTTTGTCGCCGTGCAGGACCCCGCCGCGGCCGTGGCCTTGCTGGGCGAAGCCAAGCGCCTGTCCGGCCAGGCCGTGACCGCGTTCGAGCTGATCTCGCGGCCCGCGCTGGAACTGGTGCTTGAGTATCTTGGTAACGTGGCTTCCCCGCTGCAGGACAAGCACGACTGGATGGTGCTGATCGAGCTCACCTCCGGCACCGATGCGGAAAGCCTGAACGCTACGCTGATGGAAATCCTCGAATCCGGCTTCAGCCAGGGCCTGGTGCAGGACGCCGCCGTGGCCGCCAGCCTGTCCGATGCCCAGACCTTCTGGCGCATCCGCGAAGAGATCTCCGACGCCCAGACCCGCACCGGCGGCAGCATCAAGTGCGATGTCTCGGTGCCGCTGTCGCGCATCGCCGCGTTTGTCGAGGAAGCCTCGGTCAAGGTGCTGGAACTGGTGCCGGACGCGCGCATGGTGATCTACGGCCATATGGGCGACGGCAATGTGCACTTCAACCCGCTGCGGCCCAGGGATCAGCCAGGCAAAGCGTTCCTGGCTCAGTGGTATGAGCGGGTCTCGGCGCTGGTCGACGGCATGGCCCACGCGGAAAACGGCTCGATCTCGGCCGAGCATGGCATCGGCGTGGCCAAGCGCGATGACCTGACGCGCTACAAGTCCCAGGTGGAGCTGGAGCTGATGTGGCAGGTGAAGCAGGCGCTTGATCCGTTGAACCTGCTTAATCCGGGCAAGGTGCTGCCGGCGCCGGCCCGATAG
- a CDS encoding MBL fold metallo-hydrolase, producing MSAHSPDIALAAAPISLEKPELDYPCGDAPEPGRACEVAPGVLWLRMPMPLGLNHINLWAIRDGNGWAAVDAGLQTPETAQAWRALFAESGPLAGGLTRLFVTHMHPDHIGMAGWLTGKFDCQLWMTRLEYLMCRVLAADTGRAAPDDATDFYRKAGWDDEAIEVYRTRFGGFGKYVHALPESFHRLSDGDTVRIGAHDWQVIVGTGHSPEHACLYCPALKLLVSGDQVLPRISSNVSVFPTEPDADPMQDWLASLDKVRAAVPDDVLVLPAHNEPFRGLHARIDYLRASQMQALDRLRGALGTPKRAVDVFGELFSRPITGSGGLLGMATGESIAHLNYLLERGEAVRETGSDGCHWYRMR from the coding sequence ATGAGCGCCCATTCTCCCGACATCGCCCTCGCAGCTGCCCCCATCTCCCTCGAAAAGCCCGAACTCGACTACCCCTGCGGTGACGCCCCCGAACCCGGCCGCGCCTGCGAGGTAGCGCCCGGTGTACTGTGGCTGCGCATGCCGATGCCGCTGGGCCTGAACCACATCAACCTGTGGGCCATCCGCGACGGCAATGGCTGGGCCGCCGTCGACGCCGGGCTGCAGACGCCGGAAACCGCCCAGGCCTGGCGCGCGCTGTTCGCCGAAAGCGGGCCGCTCGCCGGCGGCCTGACGCGCCTGTTCGTGACCCATATGCACCCCGACCACATCGGCATGGCCGGGTGGCTGACCGGCAAGTTCGATTGCCAGCTGTGGATGACGCGGCTGGAATACCTGATGTGCCGCGTGCTGGCAGCGGATACGGGACGAGCGGCGCCGGATGACGCGACCGATTTCTATCGCAAGGCCGGCTGGGACGACGAAGCGATCGAGGTGTACCGCACCCGCTTCGGCGGCTTCGGCAAATATGTCCACGCCTTGCCCGAGAGCTTCCACCGGCTGTCCGATGGCGACACCGTGCGCATCGGCGCGCACGACTGGCAGGTCATCGTCGGCACCGGCCACTCGCCCGAACATGCCTGCCTGTACTGCCCGGCGTTGAAGCTGCTGGTGTCCGGCGACCAGGTGCTGCCGCGCATTTCTTCCAATGTCTCGGTGTTCCCGACCGAGCCCGATGCCGATCCGATGCAGGACTGGCTGGCCTCGCTCGACAAGGTACGCGCCGCCGTGCCGGACGATGTGCTGGTGCTGCCGGCGCATAACGAGCCGTTCCGTGGGCTGCATGCGCGCATCGATTATTTGCGGGCGAGCCAGATGCAGGCGCTGGACCGGTTGCGTGGGGCGTTGGGGACGCCGAAGCGGGCGGTGGATGTGTTTGGTGAGTTGTTCTCGCGCCCCATCACCGGAAGCGGCGGGCTGCTGGGGATGGCTACCGGCGAAAGCATTGCGCACCTGAACTACCTGCTGGAGCGGGGCGAGGCGGTGCGCGAGACCGGTTCCGATGGCTGCCACTGGTACCGCATGAGGTAA
- a CDS encoding PadR family transcriptional regulator, translating into MRHHSHPLGFSGRGRHLLMRLVPHFERHFAHHAMGRHGGGFWGGGHDDGFGPGGADGPGSFDGEGWRRGRKFSADDLQLLLLAMLEEKPSHGYELIKAIETRTNGFYKPSPGVVYPALTYLEEVGYATVDTEGNKKRYQLSEPGKAHLAANRERVEVMIAKLRHVARKVEWMRRAMSGEPQAEPEQGGWLPELMQARAAIKRAIALRSDAGADEQRRIAEILLRAAAEIEAVRKA; encoded by the coding sequence ATGCGCCATCATTCCCACCCTTTGGGCTTCTCAGGCCGCGGCCGTCACCTGTTGATGCGCCTTGTGCCGCACTTTGAGCGCCACTTCGCCCACCACGCCATGGGCCGCCACGGCGGCGGCTTCTGGGGCGGCGGCCATGACGACGGCTTCGGCCCGGGCGGCGCCGATGGTCCCGGCAGCTTCGACGGCGAAGGCTGGCGCCGGGGCCGCAAGTTCAGCGCCGATGACCTGCAGTTGCTGCTGCTCGCCATGCTCGAAGAGAAGCCGAGCCACGGCTACGAACTGATCAAGGCGATCGAGACCCGTACCAACGGTTTCTACAAGCCGAGTCCCGGCGTGGTCTACCCGGCCCTGACTTACCTAGAGGAAGTCGGCTACGCCACCGTCGATACGGAAGGCAACAAGAAGCGCTACCAGCTGTCCGAGCCCGGCAAGGCCCACCTGGCGGCCAACCGCGAGCGGGTCGAGGTGATGATTGCCAAGCTGCGCCACGTGGCGCGCAAGGTGGAGTGGATGCGGCGCGCCATGAGCGGCGAGCCGCAGGCTGAGCCGGAGCAGGGCGGCTGGCTGCCCGAGCTGATGCAGGCCCGTGCCGCGATCAAGCGAGCCATTGCGCTGCGCAGCGATGCGGGCGCCGACGAGCAGCGCCGCATCGCAGAAATCCTGCTGCGCGCGGCGGCTGAGATCGAAGCGGTCCGCAAGGCCTGA
- a CDS encoding siderophore-interacting protein, with the protein MSENNQASARDLTVQRVRHPLKMRLLQVVRTTQVSPQLLRVTLGGADLQDFVSASFDDHVKVFFPVDGADKPVLPQVTPDGITFPEGQPRPAARDYTPRRYDAAKQELDIEFVLHGDGPASTWAAQAQPGQYLGMGGPRGSFVVPTAFDWHLLIGDDTALPAIARRLEELGADTRAIVVVEVGDAAAQIPLPTSAQCDVHWLNRGDGLEGSLLEGALRKLTLPRGEGYAWAAGEAAAMKAVRQYLVSERGIDKKRIRASAYWKRGDAAVHETLDD; encoded by the coding sequence ATGAGTGAGAACAACCAAGCCTCCGCACGCGACTTGACTGTGCAGCGCGTGCGCCATCCGCTCAAGATGCGCCTGCTGCAGGTGGTGCGCACCACGCAGGTGTCACCGCAGCTGCTGCGCGTCACGCTGGGCGGCGCTGATCTGCAGGACTTTGTCTCGGCGTCGTTCGACGACCACGTCAAGGTCTTCTTCCCGGTTGATGGCGCAGACAAGCCGGTGTTGCCGCAGGTCACCCCGGACGGCATCACCTTCCCCGAAGGCCAGCCGCGGCCGGCCGCGCGCGACTACACGCCGCGCCGCTACGACGCGGCGAAGCAGGAACTGGATATCGAGTTCGTGCTGCATGGCGATGGTCCCGCCTCGACCTGGGCTGCCCAGGCGCAGCCGGGCCAGTACCTGGGCATGGGCGGGCCGCGCGGCTCGTTCGTGGTGCCCACGGCGTTCGACTGGCACCTGCTGATCGGCGACGATACCGCGCTGCCGGCAATCGCCCGGCGCCTGGAAGAGCTCGGGGCCGATACGCGCGCCATCGTGGTGGTGGAAGTAGGCGATGCCGCGGCGCAGATTCCGCTGCCGACGTCCGCGCAATGCGATGTGCATTGGCTGAATCGTGGCGATGGGCTGGAAGGCAGCCTGCTGGAAGGGGCGCTGCGCAAGCTCACGCTGCCGCGCGGCGAGGGCTATGCGTGGGCCGCTGGTGAAGCGGCGGCGATGAAGGCCGTGCGCCAGTATCTGGTCAGCGAGCGCGGCATCGACAAGAAGCGCATCCGCGCATCGGCCTACTGGAAGCGCGGCGACGCGGCGGTGCACGAGACGCTGGACGACTGA
- the alaC gene encoding alanine transaminase, producing MTAASGKRRFARIDRLPPYVFNITAELKMAARRRGEDIIDMSMGNPDGATPAHIVAKLTEAAQRPDTHGYSASKGIPRLRRAIAHWYRERYDVEIDPDTEAIVTIGSKEGLAHLMLATLDRGDTVLVPDPSYPIHIYGAVIAGADIRSVPLVPGIDFFAELERAIRGSYPKPKMIVLGFPSNPTAQCVELDFFERVIALARKHDIFVVHDLAYADIVFDGWKAPSIMQVPGAKDIAVEFFTLSKSYNMAGWRVGFMVGNPDLVAALTRIKSYHDYGTFTPLQIAAIAALEGDQQCVSEIAAQYQSRRDVLARGLIEAGWPVEIPKASMYIWARIPEPYRALGSLEFSKQLLAKAKVSVSPGIGFGDYGDEYVRFALIENESRIRQAVRGIKAMFRADGLVKG from the coding sequence ATGACTGCCGCTTCTGGCAAGCGCCGCTTTGCGCGCATCGATCGCCTTCCCCCGTACGTTTTCAATATCACCGCCGAGCTGAAGATGGCCGCCCGCCGCCGTGGCGAGGACATCATCGACATGAGCATGGGCAACCCCGATGGCGCCACGCCGGCGCATATCGTGGCCAAGCTGACTGAAGCGGCGCAGCGGCCCGATACGCACGGCTACTCGGCCTCCAAGGGCATCCCGCGGCTGCGCCGCGCGATCGCGCACTGGTACCGCGAACGCTATGACGTGGAGATCGACCCGGATACCGAGGCCATCGTCACCATCGGTTCCAAGGAAGGCCTGGCGCACCTGATGCTGGCCACGCTGGACCGCGGCGACACGGTGCTGGTGCCCGATCCCAGCTACCCCATCCATATCTACGGCGCGGTCATTGCCGGCGCGGATATTCGCTCGGTGCCGCTGGTGCCGGGCATCGATTTCTTTGCCGAGCTGGAGCGCGCCATCCGCGGCAGCTATCCCAAGCCGAAGATGATCGTGCTGGGCTTTCCGTCCAACCCCACCGCGCAATGCGTGGAGCTTGACTTCTTCGAGCGCGTCATTGCGCTGGCACGCAAGCACGATATCTTCGTGGTGCACGACCTGGCCTATGCCGACATCGTCTTCGATGGCTGGAAGGCTCCGTCGATCATGCAGGTGCCGGGCGCCAAGGACATCGCGGTGGAGTTCTTCACGCTGTCCAAGAGCTACAACATGGCGGGCTGGCGCGTGGGCTTCATGGTGGGCAACCCGGACCTGGTGGCGGCGCTGACGCGCATCAAGAGCTATCACGACTACGGCACCTTCACGCCGCTGCAGATCGCGGCCATTGCCGCGCTGGAGGGCGACCAGCAATGCGTCAGCGAGATCGCCGCGCAGTACCAGTCGCGCCGCGACGTGCTGGCGCGCGGGCTGATCGAAGCGGGCTGGCCGGTGGAGATCCCGAAGGCGTCGATGTATATCTGGGCGCGGATTCCCGAGCCGTACCGCGCGCTGGGCTCGCTGGAATTCTCCAAGCAGCTGCTGGCCAAGGCCAAGGTATCGGTCTCGCCGGGCATCGGCTTTGGCGACTATGGCGACGAGTATGTGCGCTTTGCCCTGATCGAAAACGAATCGCGCATCCGGCAGGCGGTGCGGGGCATCAAGGCGATGTTCCGGGCCGACGGGCTCGTGAAGGGCTGA
- a CDS encoding kelch repeat-containing protein, whose translation MQIEVRDGTVAPTGLAYQALAVIFTVGDPVAASGPTSSGGAITHYSIAPALPAGLAFDAQTGVISGTPAAAAAQALYIITGTNSAGSTTTELRMEVQAAVAPPASLQYGNTAALYVVGEVIVPNPPQVTGGAVASFSVAPALPGGLSLNTQTGVIAGTPQSVQMQASYTITASNRAGSVQAQVRISVTARGSWVAAAPMPQAKHYHTATLLADGKVLTAGGIGAGGVTTGAALYDSSVNAWSATGSLGMPRYEHTATRLLNGKVLVAGGASGISTPLASAELFDPATGTWTPTGSLAAARVRHTATLLPDGRVLVIGGNQSGVAPLSTAELYDPALGAWTVASMTLTTPRTQHAATLLPDGATVLVVGGLNSTGAVLSAELFPASGSGASVTVPFPGGSHNVVQSVLLGSGKVLVVGDFASAPQAWVYGPATSGWTGSTMNARRLLPALILLADGRVLAVGGSLPASAEIYHPDANAWTAAASVSVPLSGVAAALLPDGRVLVTGGADGGVESDATELYLP comes from the coding sequence GTGCAGATCGAGGTGCGCGACGGCACGGTGGCGCCGACTGGCCTGGCGTATCAGGCGTTGGCCGTCATCTTTACCGTTGGCGATCCTGTTGCCGCCAGCGGCCCCACCAGCAGCGGTGGCGCGATCACGCACTACAGCATTGCGCCCGCGCTGCCTGCCGGACTTGCCTTCGATGCGCAAACGGGTGTCATCAGCGGGACGCCCGCCGCTGCGGCCGCGCAGGCGCTCTACATCATCACGGGCACAAATTCGGCGGGCAGTACCACGACGGAACTCCGCATGGAGGTGCAGGCCGCGGTCGCGCCGCCCGCCAGCCTCCAGTACGGCAATACAGCAGCCCTGTACGTGGTGGGGGAGGTCATCGTTCCCAACCCGCCGCAAGTCACCGGCGGCGCTGTCGCCAGCTTCTCCGTTGCGCCCGCGTTACCGGGCGGGCTGAGCCTGAACACACAGACCGGCGTGATCGCCGGTACGCCACAGTCCGTGCAGATGCAGGCCAGCTACACCATCACCGCAAGCAATCGCGCGGGCAGTGTGCAAGCGCAGGTGCGGATATCTGTGACGGCGCGTGGCAGTTGGGTGGCTGCCGCACCCATGCCGCAAGCGAAGCACTACCACACGGCAACCCTGCTCGCCGACGGCAAGGTGTTGACCGCTGGCGGCATTGGTGCGGGGGGCGTGACAACAGGCGCTGCGCTCTATGACTCCAGCGTAAATGCCTGGTCTGCGACCGGAAGCCTTGGCATGCCCCGGTATGAGCACACCGCCACGCGCCTGCTGAATGGCAAGGTCCTGGTTGCTGGCGGTGCATCGGGTATCTCGACGCCACTGGCTTCGGCAGAGCTGTTCGATCCGGCTACCGGAACCTGGACCCCGACCGGCAGCCTGGCAGCGGCTCGCGTCAGGCACACGGCCACGCTGTTGCCGGATGGAAGAGTCCTGGTCATCGGTGGCAATCAGTCAGGGGTGGCGCCCCTGAGTACCGCTGAACTGTACGATCCCGCCCTCGGCGCCTGGACCGTGGCAAGTATGACTCTGACAACGCCGCGCACCCAGCATGCCGCGACACTGCTGCCGGATGGCGCCACCGTGCTCGTGGTCGGTGGTCTCAACAGCACGGGAGCGGTCCTGTCAGCCGAGTTGTTCCCCGCGAGCGGCAGTGGCGCCAGCGTGACAGTGCCGTTCCCCGGCGGGTCGCACAACGTCGTGCAGTCCGTCCTGCTGGGCAGTGGGAAGGTACTGGTCGTGGGGGACTTTGCAAGTGCCCCGCAGGCCTGGGTGTACGGTCCCGCAACGTCAGGCTGGACCGGCAGCACCATGAACGCCCGGCGTCTGTTGCCTGCCCTGATTCTGCTGGCCGATGGCCGGGTGCTGGCAGTGGGGGGAAGCCTCCCGGCAAGTGCGGAGATCTATCACCCGGATGCCAATGCCTGGACCGCAGCAGCCTCCGTGTCCGTTCCGCTCAGCGGGGTCGCCGCCGCCCTGTTGCCGGACGGGCGGGTGCTGGTGACAGGTGGCGCCGATGGCGGTGTTGAGTCCGATGCCACGGAGCTATATCTGCCCTAG
- a CDS encoding Crp/Fnr family transcriptional regulator, which yields MSLDALLACSPWAAALTPEQRQRVRAELRERAVPQGAYVSRKGDLADNWLGIAQGLVKVHCASPSGKRATLTGVPAGGWLGEGSLLKREALRYDVVALRDSSIACMPAATFRWLQETSLPFNRYLLDQLNERLGLFIATVEHERLHGIEGRVARALATLFHPVLCPGLGPALHLTQEEVGLLAGISRQRANAALKVLEQHGLVRVDYGVVHVLELEGLRRY from the coding sequence GTGAGCCTCGACGCGCTGCTGGCGTGCAGCCCCTGGGCGGCAGCACTGACCCCGGAACAACGCCAGCGCGTGCGCGCCGAACTGCGTGAACGTGCCGTGCCGCAAGGCGCCTATGTCAGCCGCAAGGGCGACCTGGCCGACAACTGGCTTGGCATCGCACAGGGCCTGGTCAAGGTGCATTGCGCATCGCCATCGGGCAAGCGCGCCACCCTGACCGGCGTGCCGGCCGGCGGCTGGCTTGGCGAAGGCTCCCTGCTCAAGCGCGAGGCGCTGCGCTATGACGTGGTCGCGCTGCGCGATTCAAGCATCGCCTGCATGCCTGCGGCGACGTTCCGCTGGCTGCAGGAGACCAGCCTGCCCTTCAACCGCTATCTGCTAGACCAGCTCAACGAACGGCTGGGCTTGTTCATCGCCACCGTCGAGCATGAGCGGCTGCACGGCATCGAAGGCCGCGTGGCCCGGGCGCTGGCCACGTTATTCCATCCCGTGTTATGTCCTGGGCTGGGTCCGGCGTTGCATCTGACGCAGGAGGAAGTCGGCCTGCTGGCGGGCATCTCGCGCCAGCGGGCCAATGCCGCGCTCAAGGTGCTGGAGCAGCATGGGCTGGTGCGCGTCGACTATGGCGTCGTGCACGTGCTGGAGCTGGAAGGATTGCGGCGGTATTGA